A DNA window from Plasmodium brasilianum strain Bolivian I chromosome 12, whole genome shotgun sequence contains the following coding sequences:
- a CDS encoding hypothetical protein (conserved Plasmodium protein): MTIEIPLLLSSAFPLIWKAGLAQLSFAKTGGSLAAMKGTSLLLSKIASSGKGGLLASTSSQLDNIKEAAQKLVEEIEKNINLSLLFYNIDDEETAGYYLMKKREEHEKGY; this comes from the coding sequence ATGACTATCGAAATTCCTCTGCTTTTATCGTCTGCATTTCCCCTAATATGGAAAGCGGGCTTAGCTCAACTTTCCTTTGCGAAAACTGGAGGTTCACTAGCTGCCATGAAAGGGACTTCCCTTTTGTTAAGTAAAATTGCTTCTTCTGGAAAAGGTGGACTATTAGCATCTACTTCTTCACAACTTGATAACATAAAAGAAGCAGCACAAAAGTTAGTTgaagaaattgaaaaaaatattaacttaagtttattattttacaatatagACGATGAAGAAACTGCTGGATACTACTTAATGAAAAAACGAGAAGAGCATGAAAAAGGTTACTAA